The following nucleotide sequence is from Acyrthosiphon pisum isolate AL4f chromosome A2, pea_aphid_22Mar2018_4r6ur, whole genome shotgun sequence.
GGAATTAATATGCCTGGGTGGTGCTAGCGGCActgcatacatttatttattatagataggtacggtGTGTAAAAACTGGCAAATATAGATCACCCCGAGACCCAGCTTGGTCAaacttaacctaacctttgGAGAGGaccttattaaatattttaaatttcaagtgagatatgagcattttttatttgtgatatttCTCATACCCATTTcttacttgaaaattaaaatattgaaaaaaatgtctacgCTGAAGCATAGATATTGTtcttacttaaaatttttataatagccaataggttaaTTCAATCcattatcaaaattaacagcacactattgaaattAGTGAACGAACATTTCCTATGTTATACGAtggtaagacggagacaagaaATGCGTGGGTAGTGTGCTTTAAGTGTGTATGcacaattaaattacatacaatCCAATATTAATGATGATGTTATTCTGAAACTGTAACATTGTTAAATGAGGACTATATATTTGAGTTAttagtgttataaattataacttggatatcaaattattatttagattccGCCATTTCCAATATATACTCGATGTGGTGAAGTATATGTGAGTTTAAAGCCCATTAAAACAGATATGTTTTTAACGCAACATCAATTGGATAATATagccacatttttaaattatacattcacCAATGTACTACGTTTGCAGAAATGTCATGTGGCATTTGATCCAACTACTACtcacaattgttattatattgtgccAACTCTTAGAGGTTGTATAAAATCAAACTATTGatggtgataaaataaataaaatgtttttgttatatgATAGATGCAAGTGGATCAATAGATATTGATTGGAATTTCCTAGATAATATGCATAAATGTAGAGATAATAAACTAAGTATTATAACTAATGAAGATAGAATGAATTTTCAACCTGATATCGATGTATTAAAAGATGCTGTTGTTACACCTTGGTATAGAAATCAAGAACAACCCCAGgtattgtcaaaaaaatttgaataatttaatatttatttatcttatttttctgTTTAGTATTTCTATGTAGCAGAGATTTGTACTCATCTGAATCCAAAATCACCATTTCCTGGTTCTATAGAAAACTATAAAACATTTGAAGATTactattatctaaaatatagtttaaaaatacaaaatcttgAACAACCTCTTTTAGATGTAGATCATACTTCAGCAAGACTAAATTTTCTTACACCAAGGTTTGCTagtatacataaattacaaaatcttttttttatattgttaacgTTTTCAGGTACATGAATCGTAAAGGTGTAATTTTACCTACAAGTAGTGATGCTACTAAAAGAGCTAAAAGAGATAATTTAAGTCAAAAACAAATTCTTGTTCCAGAACTTTGTAATGTACATTTATTTCCAGCGTCAATGTGGCGTAAAGCTGTTTCCTTACCATGTATACTGTATCGCATTAATGCTTTATTGTTAGCTGACGAAATTCGTACTATTGTTGCCAAGGATATTTCTTTAGGATCGGTTAACTTAAGTTTTGGTATAAGaccataaaaatactaaatattttctttgtactaaatatttttcaaattgtatagatcACACATGGGAGCCTTTAGATTTCGGTTGGACCATGAAAgatgtattaataaaaagaaaagaacAAAAAGAAATTAGCATAATAAAAGTTGATGAACCAGTTGAAACTGTTAAACAATTTGTAGATGAAGAGATAAAAGAAGAAAAGATAGATAAATCAGATGACCCTAATTGGATGGACATTGGAACATGGTCTAATGATATGGCTGACTTtgcaatgaataatattgataatacaaCAAAAGTGAGGTATTCGTCTCCAACTAGTTGGATGGTTCAAAGCGATAATGAGTCAAGCACGTTCAGTGATATTGATTCAGATGATGGAATTCAAGTTAATGGCTTACACTCTAACGGTTTACGTATAGAATTTAGAAATACTTATTTAGCTGAAGCTGTGGATGAAAAtgattctaaaacaaataaattattttttttcaaaaacaatgaaACTCCCCAATTGTGGACTTGGAATGATGATTGTCACTCTGTAACTGAATATAATTCTAATCAACAAgacgaacaaataataaatttattttacaaaaaagatgatgaaattattataaatcgagAAGTAAAAAGTAATTCCAATATTGACAGCtcatctttattaaaattaccatGGGAGTTAAATTCAAACACTGGTTATGGACTTTCAGACATCAGTGTTTTATCGAATAACACTCCATTTATACCTGaagatagtaaatatattaaaagtgaaataaatataaactataaaataaatgatagtgTCAATGAAGTACACGGTGTACAAACTGGAACATTTAGTTTCGATTTTCAGCCAGACTTGAACGATCATCCAGGACCAAGTCCTAGTGTCTTACTTCAAGCATTAACTATGTCAAATGCAAATGATGGAATTAATTTGGAACGTTTGGAAACAATAGgagattcatttttaaaatatgccaTTACCGCTTACTTATACTGTACCCATGATAATGTTCATGAAGGAAAACTGAGCCATCTCAGATCAAAACAAGTcagtaatttgaatttatatcgTCTTggtaaactaaaaatgtttggCGAACGTATGATATCTACAAAATTTGAACCCCATGATAATTGGCTACCACCTTGTTATTTTGTCCCGCATAAATTAGAAAAAGCTCTTATTAATGCTAGTATACCAACAACATTGTGGAATATGATAACACTTCCCACATTTAAGGACCCTACAGATAAAGAAATTGAAGAAGTTATCCAACAGTTCAAAGTTGGCTTCTCAAATGAGGACATAGAAAATACCCCTTTATTTGTGCCTTACAACCTTGTTACTCAACATAGCATTCCTGATAAAAGTATTGCTGACTGCGTAGAAGCTTTAATtggtatagtaaatataattattaatcatcaactttttcctaaaatgttttcttttatagGTGCTTATTTGATATCTTGTGGTGCTCGTGGAGccttattatttatgtcttgGCTAGGAATAAGAGTATTACCTACGCTAGATGATTCAAAATTAGGTTATCTGAAACCTCCATCTTCTCCACTTCTACGTAATGTTGACGATCCTGAAGGTGAATTAACAAAGTTAATGGATGGATTTGAATCTTTTGAGCAGCATTTAGGATACCATTTCCAAGATCGTAGTTATCTATTACAAGCTATGACTCATGCTTCTTATTACCCCAATCGTTTAACTGATTGTTACCAACGATTAGAGTTTCTGGGTGATGCAGTTTTGggtaaataaaaaagaatattaaagttgtttttaattctaaatttaatttaaaattttagattatttaattacacGACATTTATATGAAGACAAACGTCAACATTCACCTGGAGCTTTGACAGATCTTCGTTCAGCACTtgtcaataatacaatttttgcaTCCCTTGCTGTTAGAAATGGTTTTCATAagtatttcaaacatttatcTCCTGGTTTGTCTGATGTTGTTTGTAGATTTGTAACCATACAAGAAGAGAATGGTCATACTATTGATGAAgaggtacctaatttttattgaaacatatttatttaatatatatacttattttcaattattttttttattgtgatgcATATTTATGGGTAAAAGTTGTGCTTCAAAAAGGCTATGACTTCTGTAGATATATAGATTTATCGATTATGATATGtctttaaagaaatattttaatttttaaattgcacacattttagattctgagcggagcgatgaatgtattgattttacaatgatgtgtgtttttttttgtgtctgtgtacacaataagtagtcgaaataatgctttgattttcaacttcagtatcttgtttgatggaaaagtgaatctagttagtgcttttgggaggtaaaaatttaaaattccctttagtttttaaaattacaaggaaaacaaaaaaaataaaataaggaaaaacaggaatttttgaGCAAAACCGGTTTTCGTTTTTGATGTAATCCTAagaaaaatgaccgtagatacatgcaattttcactgaatgtttatactagcattttctatacaccttacaattttcaagatatttttaCGCTGTGTACGgtcattttaagttttcaaaattttttttttattttttttctataaatgtcaataaaatgtttaacctagggttaaaaaacttgaaaatttaatacaatgttcctaatatattattacaatggcagttgaaaaatattaaaaataaagtcacaattttttttattgtgatatatcattgaattcaaatttaacaccatccattagtTACCGAtttgtaacatactgtacagcaaagcaacACCCACttactcatttaaaaaaaaatagtatttgtagTTTAAGTAATAAGAccaacatttaaatacaatgttaataatattatattcaatcgtTTTCAAAAtcagttattataaatactaaatctccactcaaaatcattttttgtaattgCAATGATTTGTCattaatctttaataatataatgctagaTTAATTTTGAGACAGTGCTAGTAATGGAGTTCCCAACAtctctatataatatctaaacttttaaacaatttttagttttatttcttgGGAGAAGATGATTGTGAAGAAGCTGAAGATGTTGAGGTGCCTAAAGCCCTTGGTGATGTTTTTGAATCGGTTGCAGGAGCAATTTATTTGGATAGTAATATGTCATTAGATACAGTGTGGAaagtttatcataaaataatggaaaatgaAATGGGTAAGATTACATATAATCAATGAagtaatattgtttgtttataaactaatttctttatttgtttactagcaatttgaatgttttagtattttttaaataatttgtatacactaCATTagtatagttgaaaaaaaactagtatttaattaataaatattaaaaaagtatatagaataatacaaaagaaatacttaaatatttaaagactgTTTCTCGAAGTGAAGCatgtaagttatatattatctcAAAACTACTAAAAATCTGAGTATATAATCGATAATACCAACACAATCACTATTCTTAAAAGAGAGTTGCaaatatgttattactattagtatatattattatgtaacaagtattgaatattgatgaaTATGTACTTTAAACAGGCCTTAagtaatgaatatataaaaattacctaccatattattagttttaaacgtATTAGTTATGGaatcgattattataataagcaggaatcgaaaccgtttcaaattttaacggttacggtttcggtttttgagaacggttttctacattttatggttttagTTTAGGTTCTAAGAtcggtttttgaaaatttttttttaatttacctaataaCTGCAGATCCGATTTTTactatctatttaaaattaagggCTGAGCTTAAATTCCTAAAATATGTCgtgatatttattgtattacatatttttacttctaTAAATAACtacttgtaatatatttatgttatagaaCAATTTAGTAAAAACGTACCAAAATCTCCTATCAGAGAGCTTCTAGAATTAGAACCAGAAACTGCTAAATTTAGGTGAGtaacacttaaaaaatattattaaaaaattgttttttgatagGAACACTGAACAGTGACAGGTTTTCTGCATATAACGTGCATATTATATGTcatttaaaccatatttttcattcacaatataatacagtGTGATGGCGATAAGTGGAAACACTCAAAACTATCTGCAGgcttcatatatttaaattctgcTTTTTTGGCTaactaataaacattattttacacattttcaaataattagacTATTTTTGTTGCAGTTAATTTTACGCATGCGcgcagtaattttttttttaaacagcatGACCTATttttgattacaaattattttattattaataataatcgagTTATAGTAATctgattttatgataatatgtgtatggttgtatttttattttacgtatttattattattcaatacgtattttataatctGTTATACCCATGCAAATAACATAAAATCCGATTACTATAACTTCAAAGAAATTCAACCactaaatttcattaaaaaatacaaaaaaaaaaaaataataatttgtaataaaaattaggtcatgctatctaaaaaaaaattattgtgcgCATGCGCAAAATTAACTGTCACAAAAATagtctaattatttaaaaatgtgtataataatgtttattaattagcCAAAAAAGCAGGATTGAAATATATGAAGCCTTAACGTAGTTATTGAGTGTTTCCACTTATCGTGATCACACTGTATATGTGTGTTGTAACCTTGGTTTAACTAGATATCCTTTTTCAGTAGGCTTTAATTTTGTTAGCATGAGAGTAGACAATTTTTTTGTCTCCGCATAcattacattttctatatttaatacttatgtaCAATTGCATCGGAGAGGttttaaggtttttttgtatttagttgaatttttttttctatcaactATACTTTAAATTCAGAAGTATAGATGTTatggaataattattgttacttatttgtaaaattttatgaTGACGTAAATTAGGGTCAAACAGCATTTGACCTAAAGTTATTTTGGAGACATGATAATTGTggcattaaaaaaagtttttgtctGTAGTagagtatatgtatataacctaatacacataaaatgtattaagttcataggatatttaatattattaagctgGTTTTTTTCCCATTATTTCTAGTAAACCTGAAAAGCTGGCAGATGGTCGACGAGTCCGGGTTGTAGTTGAAATATTTGGCAAAGGAGAATTTAAAGGTATTGGTCGTAATTACAGAATCGCTAAATGCACAGCAGCCAAATGTGCCTTAAAGCATCTAAAGAAAAAGATAAAGAAATAGATTGTAGTCTATATACTTtacattatacagtattaaTTGAGGAAACAAGTATATTAGGTGATGTCTGTGAAagtatgaaatgtattttagatttaataagtTACTACAttcaattattgattattttgatatttatataaattattttaattgtatttgaaatactttaatttttattcaataaaagtattcatcttttgtataaaaatataaaatgtttataatctgTTTTCctcttattgtttaatattttagattttgagcatagtgataaatgtatttaatttgcaatgatgttagtttttttttgtgtgtgtttaaAGACACATTTTCtagaagaaaaaatgttttgatggatgcaagttggtacttttgagaggtcAAAAAAAAGTtctcagtattttttaaaataatcgggaATAaccaaaaatgaatataaacgttagttaaaatttaaatatcatttataaaatagttatttgataACCTTAGTTACCGaaaataaattctttaatttttttctgtaaaagataaaaaaaaaaataccatagaATGCTACTTGATATTTTTCCTTTTCAAGGAAAACCTatgaatcataatatgtttttgttaataagtaactatGATAACAAAAACTTCGCAAAAAATTGGTTAAGAACAAAAAACGTGTATCCAgcccataaaaatatatatgttaaaaatatataatgaattatacttggtaatataggctgacaaaccgtcataAGCaaagaatcatttttcgtatgcaatgatttatcattgaattcaaatttaacatatacaTTACAGCGACTTACGTTAGGTACATTACAGTATTTAATGACAAGGTAAAGTCGATGCCTACTTTATAGTAGAGTGTATACCTACTTTCtccctttttaaaaaatatattaaaagtgaaagttaacattgaaaaataatggGTGTGCATTTACTtggattgtaataaattatttattgcttaatatgtttataatttgtttttattaaacttttagttTGTTACCATTAAGCTGACTGAGTAATCAAGAtcttattagttaattttaatacattacttCCTTTAGTATTTAGTTATCACTCAGCTCAGTTgtgtaattaaatttacaatattacaaggaataatatattaaggaaGGAGACAATTATGAGTTATATTAGTTAAGTTAGGTTTAGTATGACGATTTGTCAGTGtggaaattttatattacatttatattataattacagtagAATCCGCTTATTACATGgccattttttacaatattctgTATACGATTCCCAGCCATGTACTTGGTTGGTTTTAAAACTCACGTGcagtataattttttcatctggTTATAACAAAGTTTCAGATTTAACGATCTGATTCTCTAGGTCCCTTGAAGATCTTTATAAGCAGAATCTactgtacttattattaatatggtagccgCCAGCTGgtaagttgaactaatattataaaattacaacaaaataactgaaattgttattcttggttacATGATATATAACTTCCtccaaatttgaatataaaataacttaggctctataatatgtcttatacagtGTGATTCCTTTTAAAGGTAACACTAAATAATTCGGTCCAGTGACATTGGATTAATATGCAGTTTTCGGGAGGGGATAgggaatacataaatacacatttcttgatgaattttacattttttgatctTTCCgtgtgcgcatgcgcaatacaacttgcatttttttaaatggcaactgGTGTTTTGAATACCAAATTCGGATAGACCGAATTTTTTTAAGTCGATTTGGTCCTTTTTACCATacctctaaaatcaaaattgactaAATGGCAATGAGTCAAAGTttcgattaaaattattgaatttttcaacaatcatactagaattttatgaattattatgaaattttaagtattttttttgtatctgtagatttgcagatattattaaattatttaaatttaatttttaaaaaaataattaaaatttcataataattcataaaattctagtatgattgttgaaaaattcaataattttaatcgaaACTTTGACTCATTGCCATTtagtcaattttgattttagaggtATAACCGGCCACCACAGTTGGGTAGGGTACAGTATAAGCTGTTATTGAGTCCCAATTTGCAGGAGTGGTATggtaaaattaacatttagaATAAATGTTAAGATACCTAATGCAATAATATAGAAAGTAATTTAGATGTAGAACAAGTCTTATACcaagcttatatattataatattgtgtaatacattttacataattttatatagtattacctaataaaatttaatgaaattaaaccTTTCAATCTAACCTTTCaacttctataaattatttttttgagcataataatttcaacataatattacaaaaatagaaGTTGTTATACCTGTAGTTTGATGAGAGCTGGTTTTAATTTCTGATTACTCTACTATCAATATGAATGAGTACTACAAGTCAAGGTGTATCAATACACGTCCTTGCTACAAGTATTTAAtcaacattttgtataatataccacaACTGTACCTGGTAGTTCATTGATTATGAAAGtagtcaaattaaaaacaagtattatttattttagaaattagcTTATTGCATTTTCTGCCAGggttacatgatattattattatttaagaataaaaaaaaaattgtaatcttttaaaaagtaacatttatattatagactttaCAGATAAATCATTAACacagtacaaaaatattttaataagtaatttaaaattttaagtacaatattattagtactaacaaatatttaatatatgtgtatatgtttttatatttaaataaaaactaaaatgtataaaatatattatagaattaaaaaaataattagaaaaatttctttacataattttggaaatttaactatacaaaaaGTCAtacaaattaagtattaataggGATAATATCAACATATTAGAAATTTATcgcaatattatgattattattaataataatattagaactttataacttatataagtatacaacttaaaacaaattataaacattgggccatttttgtataataactagTAAAATTATCGAAAAGAAAATTTGAGTTAAATAAACTTAGAAAACTGATACGTATTCGTTAaaatcaatcataaaatatatttaaccagGAACCCACTTAGGGtatgaataaaacaaacatttaatttacattagaaCTATTGTTCTTAGATATTTCTTCGGCAGATTTTAATTCTAGTAAAGAATTGAAAATCCTACCATCAACCAAGTGCTTAAGACCTTCACCAGCATAAGATAATAGAGGAGAAATCTCACATTCAATGTCATCGGTTGTAAATTGACCTCCAgatttttcaacatattttctATGAAGTGAAAAGACATCTAAGCGTGCAGTTTTAGGGTTATCTTTACCATTAGGCACATCTGCATTTTTCAAAGCGCTAAATTCTTCGTCTCTTTCTACTTCCCAAACAGCAAGACGattacaaaattcaaatacatcaaatataaatttctcCATTTTGATGCCATTTGGTTCTTCTGGTTTGCATGCGATACCATCATCATTcacaaaagatattttttttttagccacATGCagttttaatttactattatatttatgtgcaaCACTGTTTAAAAAATCAGTTGTAAAAAAATGGTTGCAAATATTACCAGCACTAAAGGTTAAACGACCATCAGGATTTCTTTTTTCAGCTGTATTTTCAGTGATTTCACTATATTCAACAACTTGAAATTTTCCATCAACTTCACATACAACACCTAGTGGCTCAGAAGGATATGCTTTTTCAACAACTTTTGCCCCACATTCAGCATTCTTTGTTATGCAGTACCCAATAAATATTGGATCTGCTActttaactaatatattatctacactaTGAGCATGGAGGTATTGAACACCTAGCCTTTTAATCTCATCCAAAACATTACGATCACGTAAAGCTTTATATATACCACCATTACCATCTGGagatttagatattttatttataccttcCATAACGATTTTCCCATCAAATGTAAATGCTGGTAACATatattgttcaaaaaatataatttttttttcatctaggccgaaataattattttccttgAAGTATTTACGAGTGGGTTCCATAGTATGTTCACTAGTCATTATAAACCAAGGTAAACCTTTACTGCTTCCAAAATCTTTATTTGCTAGCCTAATCAGGCAGCGAATACGTTCCCCTTGTATACGGTATAATGATTTATGAGAAGGTAAACCGATGTCATACATACCTTTAGGGTAGTTAGCTCCAAGCCTTGTACCTTGCCCTCCAGCCATTAATAAGACTCCAACTTTACCTTGAGATATCTGCTCAAGTCCAATTTGCTCATATTTAATCAAAAGTTCTTTTGGGCTACGGTTCACAGCACCGTATAGTTCAGCGGGTATAGGATTCATTCTATTGTCCAACTTTTGATGATTGGCATTCATAGTTTCtacagtttttttaaacattccaACAACTTCAGGAATGTTCAGTTCACAAATATCTTCCaacagaaattttttttctttttcagtgAGTCTAttccaaaatttaataatatgttcttgatcatattttttaagcaaTGCAGTTATAGATTCAAAGTCAGACATTATTAACAATAGTTGAAACTGTCGTatgaaataacttataaaaaaagacCTATATAATGCAGAAAACTTAAgaaaatgtacaaatgtacagTATCTAACAACTAAATACAAACTAGCAGCTACAAAGCAACTGCCTGAGTGCCAACTGCCAAGTGTACAGAGGCGAGTGGCCACTGCAGCTGAGTAGCCTGCAGCATTGTAAGACACGTTGAGCTTAAATCTTCCACTTTTCACtttctaattttctataataatgttatggcGGTTAACTATGACTGATAAAAACTTAATCAAAGAGATTTGATCAATCgaataatatgatctatattATTCGATTGATCAAATCTTAGATCATATGacgtatatgatctaagattcAAATTATAGGTCTATCCATAGATCTTAATTTAGTCAGGAATCATGATTATAGTCATGAatgacgtaggtataataagatattattatttagtattatcatagaacaatagcTAATATTATCTTACCCACAGAATCTGTATATATCTGATATATTATACCACGATCAAGgtgtatcaatacaccttggttcTATGGTCCTATCACattaatctattctgtgataatactatctttttatttgataatttcagtttttcatcagttattattagttcatcccacaatttaagatatattttgaaatgtttatggTTCAtgctaatacaattaattttaaaatcaatgctaATACCTTAATTATCGGTATAGaaagttaaaacatattattattagacataaCCAGCTATTAACAACTTGTTATTAACATTGTGAGTTCGTGCGTTAGTGAAGCCTCCAAAGATGGAACAAAAATCAGATCAAACTATTGAGTTAGAAACCGAAGTTATTTTAAGAGTTCCATCGGTAATATTTATTCGAAATTGTATCTATTAATTATGTTCATGTTTATCAATATCAGCCagtcattatttgaaataaataagttaagtgattaaaaaaaatgttcctttacataacaatattaattaaatagtacTTTTAATCTATGCtagactacaatataatattttgttataaaagttatggtgattatacattttcattcaCATTTTGTGGTTTAGGAAGCTGCTGCTACGTTAAGAgagttaataaaaaaagatgCCAAAGaacaaataagtataaaattagaGAATGATATTCGCAAAGGTGAAGTAATCATCGGCAATCATCATCTATTTGCaaaggtttatttatttacttaatataataattaatatgtgaaaacatttattttattattatatatgttgatTGGCAAAACCATTTCAAGTGGTTTAATCCATTtatcacatatattttatatttataatatatttccgtttattgtgttgtataatttttttttttgcctgtAAAGGTTGTTGATTTGCCAACTATCATTGAAGGACAAAAAACAATTGACAACAAGACCGTGTATAAAACTGCAGATATATgtcaggtaaaaataataatataccttctaaattatacaaaacttttaagtgcatattaacTTTGAGGATGGAATATGTATTTGTGTGTTTATGTGTtccacttaatttttttaatatatctccAAGAACTTACtggaatgttttattaaaaacagttgcaatgttatatattgatatatcatCATGTTAATGATGGTAATCAGTCAAAATatcctaatttaaaaattaaaaaaaacatttttataaataaccacAAACATTTTTAGATGTCGTTattgtcaaataatataaaataaaatatatagttaaaatattaaataacacaattCCGTTGATTACTCTATTtctaataccatatatatattgtattactaataatagcattttaaaattcagaATATCTACTGCATCATTATATTcctcaaaaatatgttttaatta
It contains:
- the LOC100164259 gene encoding endoribonuclease Dcr-1 isoform X1; the encoded protein is MALTFGDNIHTKTFTPQEYLVEVLSSAKNKNVIISLEGITNKVFVILKLIRELAFKIHRKSEKRKWTLLVLEETEIDQYMFSIKHLTDLKPLVIRSINHLDFNNYEVIVTTENQCLEIFEKKYLHFDQLNLAIFNNCQKIIVKNSTYFKICDFIKPNSQCRILGIVHPLFELDSDPFFIENQLKSISHKLFSSIETASDIVSILRHCCKPKEVLIECAVQTEDLTNLKIKSMVQSLTQFLTDHNYEPAIIYGDDEEFGEELKQIPNPKNEPLQMIADFLEVLNTMGPYCADKAALTLLYMVEKLKVKTPYERHYVLFCIVSTMLIQIRATFDNIFNNYSNIDKVLKFSSPRVLRIINTLKQFKPKSFKADNNIVEVCKEQKEKKDKSIKSKSVRRNWKLARRYGTHRKQGRSRDPYEETICAIILVNNKMTASILYYLFLDLKNSNKEDFGWIQPQYTVDKEADPITEPKEFEIEHKKQEETLRRFRQRECNVLIGTKVLEAGIDLPRCNLVINYNIPLSYKSYLRSKSRAKTLDAHYILMFDEDATSNILSRLKLYKDINQMLLSHCTLKDIDMEKETYADRYNWFVTPFKPGKKEDSAFVDMATAIGLVNRYCAKLPSDTFTKLSPIWKTQSVVYENQPMFVCSIRLPINSPIKHDIHGHPMPCEILAKRIAALEVCRQLHSHGELDDTLQPITKESFHALFNADEVLPDAEDALIPWDTEEPRPGTNKRRQYYYKRIAEALNDCRPVENKPCHLYAILLNMNCPVPEEQNTRGRRIHPPEESVHGFGILTIKHIPSIPPFPIYTRCGEVYVSLKPIKTDMFLTQHQLDNIATFLNYTFTNVLRLQKCHVAFDPTTTHNCYYIVPTLRDASGSIDIDWNFLDNMHKCRDNKLSIITNEDRMNFQPDIDVLKDAVVTPWYRNQEQPQYFYVAEICTHLNPKSPFPGSIENYKTFEDYYYLKYSLKIQNLEQPLLDVDHTSARLNFLTPRYMNRKGVILPTSSDATKRAKRDNLSQKQILVPELCNVHLFPASMWRKAVSLPCILYRINALLLADEIRTIVAKDISLGSVNLSFDHTWEPLDFGWTMKDVLIKRKEQKEISIIKVDEPVETVKQFVDEEIKEEKIDKSDDPNWMDIGTWSNDMADFAMNNIDNTTKVRYSSPTSWMVQSDNESSTFSDIDSDDGIQVNGLHSNGLRIEFRNTYLAEAVDENDSKTNKLFFFKNNETPQLWTWNDDCHSVTEYNSNQQDEQIINLFYKKDDEIIINREVKSNSNIDSSSLLKLPWELNSNTGYGLSDISVLSNNTPFIPEDSKYIKSEININYKINDSVNEVHGVQTGTFSFDFQPDLNDHPGPSPSVLLQALTMSNANDGINLERLETIGDSFLKYAITAYLYCTHDNVHEGKLSHLRSKQVSNLNLYRLGKLKMFGERMISTKFEPHDNWLPPCYFVPHKLEKALINASIPTTLWNMITLPTFKDPTDKEIEEVIQQFKVGFSNEDIENTPLFVPYNLVTQHSIPDKSIADCVEALIGAYLISCGARGALLFMSWLGIRVLPTLDDSKLGYLKPPSSPLLRNVDDPEGELTKLMDGFESFEQHLGYHFQDRSYLLQAMTHASYYPNRLTDCYQRLEFLGDAVLDYLITRHLYEDKRQHSPGALTDLRSALVNNTIFASLAVRNGFHKYFKHLSPGLSDVVCRFVTIQEENGHTIDEEFYFLGEDDCEEAEDVEVPKALGDVFESVAGAIYLDSNMSLDTVWKVYHKIMENEMEQFSKNVPKSPIRELLELEPETAKFSKPEKLADGRRVRVVVEIFGKGEFKGIGRNYRIAKCTAAKCALKHLKKKIKK